One genomic window of Arthrobacter sp. KBS0703 includes the following:
- a CDS encoding sulfurtransferase — MSYPVEQNEKFTAYAHPERLVSTEWLAAAIEGGALSDRKLVVVESDEDVLLYETGHIPGAVKVDWHTDLNDEVTRDYVDGNAFAALAAAKGISRDTTVVIYGDKSNWWAAYALWVFTLFGHEDVRLLDGGRDKWIAEGRELTTDVPAPAAGDYPVVERNDSPIRAFKDDVLAHLGKPLIDVRSPEEYTGQRTHMPAYPEEGALRGGHIPTAASIPWARAAAEDGTYRTRPELEALYLEEAGLAEGDDVVAYCRIGERSSHTWFALKYLLGFETVRNYDGSWTEWGNAVRVPIVKGTERGSVPAGAR, encoded by the coding sequence ATGTCCTACCCAGTTGAACAGAACGAGAAGTTCACCGCCTACGCCCACCCGGAGCGGCTCGTCTCCACGGAGTGGCTCGCCGCTGCCATCGAGGGCGGTGCCCTCAGCGACCGAAAGCTCGTGGTGGTGGAGTCCGACGAGGACGTCCTGCTGTACGAGACCGGGCACATCCCCGGCGCCGTCAAGGTTGACTGGCACACGGACCTGAACGACGAGGTGACCCGGGACTACGTGGACGGCAACGCCTTTGCCGCCCTGGCAGCGGCCAAGGGCATTTCCCGCGACACCACCGTAGTGATCTACGGGGACAAGTCCAACTGGTGGGCCGCCTACGCCCTCTGGGTGTTCACCCTCTTCGGCCACGAAGACGTCAGGCTGCTGGACGGCGGGCGGGACAAATGGATCGCCGAAGGCCGCGAGCTGACAACCGACGTTCCGGCCCCGGCCGCCGGCGACTACCCCGTCGTCGAACGCAACGATTCGCCCATCCGCGCATTCAAGGACGATGTCCTCGCGCACCTTGGCAAACCGCTCATTGACGTCCGCTCCCCCGAGGAATACACGGGCCAGCGCACCCACATGCCGGCGTACCCGGAGGAGGGCGCCCTCCGCGGCGGACACATTCCGACGGCGGCGTCCATCCCCTGGGCACGCGCGGCAGCGGAGGACGGCACCTACCGCACCCGGCCCGAACTGGAGGCCCTCTACCTGGAGGAAGCCGGGCTTGCTGAAGGGGACGACGTCGTGGCTTACTGCCGCATCGGCGAACGCTCGAGCCACACGTGGTTTGCGCTGAAGTACCTGCTCGGTTTCGAGACTGTCCGCAACTACGACGGTTCCTGGACGGAGTGGGGCAACGCCGTGCGCGTGCCCATCGTCAAGGGAACCGAGCGCGGCTCCGTTCCGGCCGGCGCCAGGTAA
- a CDS encoding SufE family protein — MSTYALPTALAEIVDDFQALTEPDRLQLLLEFSRGLPELPERLRDHPELLEQVVECQSPLFLTIEAEKDDDGSPAAFRLFFKAPPEAPTTRGFAGVLHEGLDGLTAQEILAVPDDMPELLGLTRAITPLRMRGMTAMLGRIKRKVAASARLQS, encoded by the coding sequence ATGAGTACTTATGCACTGCCCACCGCGCTGGCGGAGATTGTCGATGACTTCCAGGCACTGACCGAGCCTGACCGGCTTCAGCTGCTCCTGGAGTTTTCCCGTGGCCTGCCCGAACTGCCGGAGCGGCTCCGGGATCACCCGGAGCTGCTGGAGCAGGTGGTCGAGTGCCAGTCGCCACTGTTCCTGACGATCGAGGCTGAAAAGGACGACGACGGGTCCCCCGCAGCTTTCCGGCTGTTCTTCAAGGCCCCTCCCGAGGCGCCCACCACGCGGGGATTCGCTGGCGTGCTCCACGAGGGCCTCGACGGCCTGACGGCGCAGGAGATCCTGGCCGTGCCGGACGACATGCCGGAACTGCTGGGGCTCACGCGGGCCATTACGCCGTTGCGGATGCGCGGGATGACGGCAATGCTGGGCCGCATCAAGCGCAAAGTGGCCGCGTCCGCCCGGCTCCAAAGCTAA
- the ybaK gene encoding Cys-tRNA(Pro) deacylase: MARKNTSQGTPATAALAAAGVSFGLHPYTHDPAAASYGLEAAEVLGIDPARVFKTLMVEVDGRLAVGVVPVSGNLDLKAIAAALGSKKTAMADPAAAERRTGYVLGGISPLGQRQPSPTVVDDSALALTSILVSGGRRGLDIELDPRDLIRLTGAVTAPIGTAPIRTPGGRTASRPL; this comes from the coding sequence GTGGCCCGCAAGAACACCTCGCAGGGAACGCCTGCCACAGCCGCCCTGGCTGCGGCAGGCGTTTCCTTCGGCCTGCATCCCTACACGCACGACCCCGCCGCCGCCAGTTACGGACTGGAAGCCGCGGAAGTCCTGGGGATTGACCCGGCCAGGGTCTTCAAAACGCTGATGGTCGAAGTCGACGGCCGGCTCGCCGTCGGCGTCGTTCCGGTGAGCGGAAACCTTGACCTGAAGGCCATCGCGGCGGCCCTCGGGAGCAAGAAAACCGCCATGGCCGATCCTGCCGCGGCTGAACGTCGGACGGGCTACGTCCTGGGCGGCATCTCGCCGCTGGGCCAGCGCCAGCCCTCCCCCACGGTGGTAGATGACAGCGCGCTGGCGCTGACCAGCATCCTGGTGTCCGGCGGCCGCCGCGGGCTTGATATCGAGCTCGATCCCCGGGACCTGATCCGCCTCACGGGCGCCGTCACTGCCCCGATCGGCACGGCCCCAATCAGAACGCCCGGCGGCAGGACCGCCAGCCGGCCGCTCTAA
- a CDS encoding S9 family peptidase, producing MTLRAKWTVGGVIAGGAAAGLLGAGSSALALYFARRVLTPSRARPADQEVLAVIREGRGLQVILAATPDTTLDGVYGLYFDGGSGHARIGRIVSYSPAERTVLREVEAVYSGDLAKARRGWWSGAVYPDPPAVGLASEEVGIEVDGGTAPAWLIRAEPDSGTWAIMVHGRGATRQEGLRAVRAARELGLSSLLVSYRNDGLAPSAPDGRYGLGSTEWRDIDAAISFALANGAKDVVLFGWSMGGAICLQTADLSKHRTVIRAMVLDAPVIDWVNVLAHHAELNRIPSGVGRYGQLMMGHRLGRRLTGLAAPVDLKSMDWVSRAVELRTPTLIVHSVDDEYVPYRPSALLAERNPEMVTFEAFEQARHTKEWNVDPGRWESLVKAWLQQQLAPKLNPGQAPGQGSDQPGAERDLQD from the coding sequence ATGACGCTGAGGGCCAAGTGGACAGTGGGCGGGGTCATCGCGGGCGGCGCCGCGGCCGGACTCCTTGGAGCTGGTTCGTCGGCGCTGGCGCTGTACTTCGCCCGGCGCGTGCTCACCCCGTCGCGGGCGCGACCCGCCGACCAGGAAGTGCTGGCGGTCATCAGGGAAGGCCGCGGGCTGCAGGTCATTCTGGCCGCCACGCCGGACACAACCCTGGACGGCGTCTACGGACTCTACTTCGACGGCGGCAGCGGCCACGCCCGAATCGGCAGGATCGTGTCCTATTCGCCGGCCGAGCGGACGGTGCTCCGCGAGGTCGAGGCGGTCTACAGCGGCGACCTCGCGAAGGCCCGGCGCGGCTGGTGGAGCGGCGCCGTCTATCCGGATCCCCCCGCCGTCGGGCTGGCGTCCGAAGAAGTCGGCATCGAGGTCGACGGCGGAACCGCTCCGGCCTGGCTGATCAGGGCCGAGCCCGACTCCGGGACGTGGGCCATCATGGTCCACGGCCGCGGTGCAACGAGGCAGGAGGGCCTCCGGGCCGTCCGGGCTGCCCGCGAGCTGGGACTCTCCAGCCTGCTGGTGTCCTACCGCAACGACGGACTGGCGCCCTCGGCACCCGACGGCAGGTACGGCCTGGGGTCCACCGAGTGGCGGGACATCGACGCCGCTATCTCCTTCGCGCTCGCCAACGGGGCCAAGGATGTGGTGCTCTTCGGCTGGTCCATGGGCGGTGCCATCTGCCTGCAGACCGCCGATCTCTCAAAGCACCGGACGGTCATCCGGGCCATGGTTTTGGACGCGCCCGTCATCGACTGGGTCAATGTGCTGGCCCATCACGCCGAATTGAACCGGATTCCGTCCGGCGTCGGCCGGTACGGACAGCTCATGATGGGCCACCGGCTGGGGCGCCGCCTGACCGGGCTGGCCGCACCCGTGGACCTGAAGTCCATGGACTGGGTGTCCAGGGCAGTGGAACTGCGGACACCCACCCTCATTGTTCACAGTGTGGACGACGAATATGTCCCGTACCGGCCCTCGGCACTCCTGGCCGAAAGGAATCCGGAGATGGTGACGTTCGAGGCGTTCGAGCAGGCCAGGCACACCAAGGAATGGAATGTTGATCCGGGCCGCTGGGAAAGCCTGGTCAAAGCCTGGCTGCAACAGCAGCTCGCGCCAAAGTTGAATCCGGGGCAGGCGCCCGGCCAGGGGTCAGACCAGCCTGGAGCCGAACGGGACCTGCAGGATTAG
- the msrB gene encoding peptide-methionine (R)-S-oxide reductase MsrB, translating to MNTPDQADSTNTTDAGNPTVARDDEDWRRELTPEEYRVLRQAGTERPYTGEYWDTHTAGVYHCRACGAELFTSNEKFDSHCGWPSFWAPLAEERVRYIHDRTLGMERIEVRCSNCDSHLGHVFEGEGYGTPTDQRYCINSISLKLVPADGTAGDS from the coding sequence ATGAACACTCCAGACCAAGCTGACAGCACCAACACCACGGACGCCGGAAATCCGACCGTCGCCCGGGACGACGAGGACTGGCGCAGGGAACTGACTCCCGAGGAGTACCGCGTGCTGCGCCAGGCCGGCACGGAACGCCCGTACACAGGCGAGTACTGGGACACGCACACGGCAGGCGTCTATCATTGCCGCGCCTGCGGGGCTGAGCTTTTCACCAGCAACGAGAAATTCGATTCGCACTGCGGCTGGCCGTCCTTCTGGGCGCCGCTGGCTGAGGAACGCGTACGGTACATCCACGACCGCACCCTCGGCATGGAACGCATCGAAGTGCGGTGCTCAAACTGCGATTCCCACCTGGGGCACGTCTTTGAGGGCGAGGGCTACGGCACGCCTACGGACCAGCGCTACTGCATCAACTCGATTTCGCTGAAACTGGTCCCTGCCGACGGCACCGCAGGCGACTCCTGA
- a CDS encoding DUF6421 family protein, which yields MTITATTAPATITADHPEWKRLKASATALRALQVQDGSVPEKADHAAAASHVAAIVDAVQTLAPAFPHDAGYLELLVRDFGRWAEAGFGVPDFLDSLLAFQPQVHRENGLQHLVVFPMYTQNGSSSRLVEAVLIEVVWPEFIAGLEQGDYSNKLFVPIRFLDFTPGYDTNSAVLFPETVAVRETPKFTWGAIFADREAARFRRVLRAAADITGLELPADAAELLGDQGLTQETFVMWDLIHDRTHMRGDLPFDPFMIKQRMPFFLYSLEELRCDLTAFRESVKIEKDEEADPEARRHAKLVQYAVIFDRIFRFAITGSRVRNYDGLGGQLLFAWLHQHRVLHWTDSRLSIDWEEVAAVVVELGARIDELYWRSIDRPKTAHWLAAYELISGTVTPNPASVWAKGPGALPLDGPPRGLTDRVLDDEFPLSMFYEALEKKMRPVIESTAGITGTSDPAGSSTGPVATPMTAG from the coding sequence ATGACAATCACCGCAACCACCGCACCCGCCACGATCACCGCTGACCACCCCGAGTGGAAGCGGCTGAAGGCTTCCGCCACGGCGCTCCGGGCGCTCCAGGTGCAGGACGGTTCCGTTCCGGAAAAGGCCGACCACGCGGCCGCGGCCAGCCATGTCGCTGCCATCGTCGATGCCGTTCAAACCCTTGCCCCGGCCTTCCCACACGATGCCGGCTACCTTGAACTGCTGGTCCGCGACTTCGGCCGCTGGGCGGAAGCCGGCTTCGGCGTTCCCGACTTCCTGGACTCCCTGCTCGCGTTCCAGCCGCAGGTGCACCGCGAAAACGGGCTCCAGCACCTTGTGGTCTTCCCCATGTACACCCAGAACGGCAGCAGCAGCCGGCTGGTGGAAGCTGTGCTGATCGAGGTTGTCTGGCCCGAATTCATCGCCGGCCTGGAACAGGGCGACTACTCGAACAAGCTCTTCGTCCCCATCCGTTTCCTGGACTTCACGCCGGGGTATGACACCAACTCGGCGGTGCTCTTTCCTGAGACCGTGGCCGTCCGTGAGACCCCCAAGTTCACGTGGGGCGCAATCTTCGCAGACCGCGAGGCCGCCCGCTTCCGCCGCGTCCTTCGTGCCGCCGCGGACATCACGGGCCTTGAACTGCCGGCCGACGCCGCCGAGCTCCTCGGGGACCAGGGGCTCACCCAGGAAACGTTCGTGATGTGGGACCTGATCCACGACCGCACCCACATGCGCGGCGACCTGCCCTTCGATCCGTTCATGATCAAGCAGCGCATGCCGTTCTTCCTGTATTCGCTGGAGGAGCTGCGCTGCGACCTGACCGCCTTCCGGGAATCCGTGAAAATCGAGAAAGACGAAGAGGCGGATCCAGAAGCCCGCCGGCACGCGAAACTGGTCCAGTACGCCGTCATCTTCGACCGCATTTTCCGCTTCGCGATCACGGGCAGCCGGGTGCGCAACTACGACGGACTCGGCGGCCAGCTGCTGTTCGCCTGGCTGCACCAGCACCGGGTGCTCCACTGGACCGACAGCCGCCTCAGCATCGACTGGGAGGAAGTTGCCGCGGTCGTCGTCGAACTCGGCGCTCGGATCGACGAGCTGTACTGGCGTTCCATCGACCGGCCCAAGACGGCCCACTGGCTGGCCGCGTATGAACTCATCTCTGGCACCGTCACGCCCAATCCGGCCTCCGTTTGGGCCAAGGGCCCCGGGGCCCTCCCCCTCGACGGACCGCCCCGCGGGCTCACTGACCGGGTGCTGGACGACGAGTTCCCACTGTCCATGTTCTACGAGGCACTCGAAAAGAAGATGCGGCCCGTGATCGAGTCAACCGCCGGCATCACCGGAACGTCGGACCCGGCTGGCTCAAGCACGGGTCCTGTGGCGACGCCGATGACCGCCGGATGA
- a CDS encoding SDR family oxidoreductase, with protein MTAGNGLVVLVTGGSGPSGIAVAGALRRAGFTVFTVGSDQARIEAAAAQAGAGVVPFTCDLASLPAVRELHRTLARTAGRIDGVIHLVGGWRGAQGITDQSDEDWDFLERSAVTTLRNVTRVFYGDLAASDSGRFAMVSSTAVGQPAAGVANYVAAKAAAEAWTMAVADGFRSNQAGDPDVPGSPKLNGPPKLNSAAVVFVVKALVDAGMRSRQPERKFPGYTDVEDLASAVVGLFGQSAAELNGKRLPLTPGPAPFAGTT; from the coding sequence ATGACCGCCGGCAACGGCCTCGTCGTCCTGGTCACCGGCGGCAGCGGCCCGTCGGGAATAGCTGTGGCAGGGGCACTGCGGCGGGCGGGCTTCACCGTCTTCACCGTCGGTTCGGACCAGGCGAGGATTGAGGCCGCCGCGGCCCAGGCCGGTGCCGGCGTCGTCCCGTTTACCTGCGATCTCGCCAGCCTCCCTGCGGTCCGCGAACTTCACCGGACCCTCGCCCGGACCGCGGGGAGGATCGACGGCGTCATCCACCTCGTCGGCGGCTGGCGCGGGGCCCAGGGCATCACCGACCAAAGCGACGAGGACTGGGACTTCCTCGAGCGCAGCGCCGTAACCACGCTCAGGAACGTCACCCGCGTCTTCTACGGGGACCTCGCGGCCTCGGACAGCGGGCGCTTCGCCATGGTGTCGTCGACGGCGGTCGGCCAGCCCGCCGCGGGCGTCGCAAACTATGTGGCAGCCAAGGCGGCTGCCGAAGCCTGGACCATGGCAGTGGCGGACGGGTTCCGCAGCAACCAGGCCGGAGACCCGGACGTCCCCGGCAGCCCCAAACTGAACGGCCCCCCCAAACTGAACAGCGCCGCCGTCGTGTTCGTGGTGAAGGCCCTGGTGGACGCCGGCATGCGAAGCCGGCAGCCGGAACGCAAGTTCCCGGGCTACACCGACGTCGAGGACCTGGCGTCCGCCGTCGTCGGGCTTTTTGGCCAGTCCGCCGCGGAACTGAACGGGAAGCGGCTGCCATTGACCCCTGGCCCGGCACCATTCGCCGGAACTACCTAG
- a CDS encoding low specificity L-threonine aldolase, translating into MTTTVETTGNGTMSRLHDATVRGFASDNYSGVHPEVLAALAAANEGHQVSYGEDDYTARLQELMEEHFGEGIECFPVFNGTGANVLSLQSLLPRWGAVICASTAHINMDENGAPERIGGIKLLQVPTPDGKLTPELIDREAWGWGDEHRAQPLAVSITQTTELGTCYTPEEVRAIAEHVHAKGMKLHMDGARLANAAAHLEVPLRAFTRDAGVDILSFGGTKNGLLFGEVVVALNPDAAHGLLFLRKMNMQLASKMRFMSAQFIALLEGDLWLRSAAHANAMAARLRSAVDAIDGVEPTQKTESNGVFAILPEGVADRLRESFRFYDWNEAAREVRWMCSFDTSEEDVDAFVKAIKRELASHGTASTAGAQ; encoded by the coding sequence ATGACAACCACAGTTGAAACGACCGGCAACGGCACCATGTCCCGGCTGCACGACGCCACCGTGCGGGGATTCGCCTCCGACAACTACTCCGGCGTCCACCCGGAAGTGCTTGCTGCCCTGGCGGCCGCCAATGAGGGGCACCAGGTGTCCTACGGCGAAGACGACTACACGGCGCGGCTCCAGGAACTCATGGAGGAGCACTTCGGCGAAGGCATCGAGTGCTTCCCCGTCTTCAACGGCACCGGGGCCAACGTGCTCTCGCTGCAGTCCCTGCTCCCCCGCTGGGGTGCCGTGATCTGCGCGTCGACGGCCCACATCAACATGGACGAGAACGGCGCCCCGGAACGCATCGGCGGCATCAAGCTGTTGCAGGTTCCCACGCCGGACGGCAAGCTGACGCCGGAGCTCATTGACCGTGAGGCGTGGGGCTGGGGTGACGAGCACCGGGCCCAGCCGCTGGCCGTCTCCATCACCCAGACCACTGAGCTGGGCACGTGCTACACGCCGGAGGAAGTGCGGGCGATCGCCGAGCACGTCCACGCCAAGGGCATGAAGCTGCACATGGACGGCGCCCGGCTGGCGAACGCGGCGGCGCACCTGGAGGTTCCGCTGCGGGCCTTCACCCGCGACGCCGGCGTGGACATCCTGTCCTTCGGCGGCACCAAGAACGGCCTGCTGTTCGGCGAGGTGGTGGTGGCACTGAATCCGGATGCCGCCCACGGCCTGCTCTTCCTGCGGAAAATGAACATGCAGCTGGCGTCCAAGATGCGCTTCATGTCCGCGCAGTTCATCGCGCTGCTGGAGGGCGATCTATGGCTGCGCTCGGCCGCCCACGCGAACGCCATGGCCGCCAGGCTGCGATCAGCGGTGGACGCCATTGACGGCGTCGAACCCACGCAGAAGACGGAGTCCAACGGCGTCTTCGCCATCCTGCCCGAGGGCGTCGCGGACAGGCTGCGGGAATCCTTCCGCTTCTACGACTGGAACGAGGCCGCCCGGGAGGTCCGCTGGATGTGCTCGTTTGATACGAGCGAGGAGGACGTCGATGCGTTCGTCAAGGCCATCAAGCGGGAACTGGCCAGCCACGGTACGGCGTCGACGGCGGGCGCGCAGTAG
- a CDS encoding HRDC domain-containing protein — translation MTPQIPENTTAGAPAAETAPHITVEGFDSLVPVVIDLDSPRDGVPLVIETQAGLERCAAAIAAGTGPAGVDAERASGFRYGQRAFLVQIRREGSGTWLIDPEPFEDLRIINDALKGVEWILHAASQDLPCLSELGMWPDKLFDTELAARLAGLPRVGLAAVIEQLLGFGLAKEHSAADWSTRPLPEPWLRYAALDVEVLTELREELIELLEADGKLEFAEQEFAAILSAGLAPPRVDPWRKTSGLHQIRDRRQLAAVREMWLERDALAQKRDVAPGRLIPDSSLVAAAKAMPATVPQLLGTKGFHGRAAQREAPRWLRCISTARSMEDLPPLHLPTNAPPPPRVWADRDLAAAERLSTARPLLQKKAEEFNLPLENLLTPDFLRRIAWRPPAEISEAAVAADLRGLGARPWQVELVTPLITEAFLHPQPLPPKEAKT, via the coding sequence ATGACCCCTCAAATTCCGGAAAACACCACAGCCGGCGCTCCGGCTGCTGAAACCGCACCCCACATTACGGTGGAGGGCTTCGACAGCCTCGTTCCCGTTGTCATTGATCTGGATTCGCCCCGCGACGGCGTGCCGCTGGTCATCGAAACCCAGGCGGGACTGGAGCGCTGCGCGGCCGCAATTGCAGCCGGCACCGGCCCCGCGGGTGTCGATGCGGAGCGGGCGTCCGGCTTCCGGTACGGCCAGCGGGCCTTCCTGGTGCAGATCCGGCGAGAGGGATCCGGTACCTGGCTCATCGATCCCGAACCATTCGAGGACCTTCGGATCATCAACGATGCCCTCAAGGGCGTCGAATGGATCCTGCACGCGGCCAGCCAGGACCTCCCCTGCCTCTCGGAGCTTGGCATGTGGCCGGACAAACTGTTCGACACCGAACTCGCGGCACGGCTGGCGGGGCTGCCCCGCGTGGGGCTCGCCGCGGTCATCGAGCAGCTGCTCGGATTCGGCTTGGCCAAGGAACACTCCGCCGCCGACTGGTCCACCCGCCCCCTGCCGGAGCCCTGGCTCAGGTACGCGGCCCTCGACGTCGAGGTCCTGACGGAACTGCGCGAGGAACTTATCGAACTGCTTGAGGCAGACGGGAAGCTTGAATTCGCCGAGCAGGAGTTCGCCGCCATCCTTTCGGCGGGACTCGCGCCGCCGCGCGTCGATCCCTGGCGCAAAACGTCAGGCCTCCACCAGATCAGGGACCGGCGCCAGCTTGCCGCCGTCCGTGAAATGTGGCTCGAACGCGACGCCCTGGCCCAGAAACGGGACGTCGCTCCCGGCCGGCTGATCCCCGATTCGTCCCTCGTGGCCGCCGCCAAGGCCATGCCGGCAACGGTCCCGCAACTCCTGGGCACCAAGGGCTTCCACGGCCGGGCCGCCCAGCGCGAGGCTCCGCGCTGGCTCCGCTGTATCTCGACTGCCCGGTCAATGGAGGACCTTCCCCCGCTGCACCTTCCCACCAACGCCCCGCCGCCGCCGCGTGTCTGGGCCGACCGCGACCTTGCTGCCGCGGAGAGGCTCTCCACTGCGCGGCCGCTGCTGCAGAAGAAGGCCGAGGAATTCAATCTTCCGTTGGAGAACCTGCTGACCCCGGACTTCCTGCGGCGCATCGCCTGGCGCCCTCCGGCCGAAATCAGCGAGGCTGCCGTTGCCGCCGACCTCCGGGGCCTGGGCGCCCGGCCATGGCAGGTCGAACTGGTCACACCCCTCATCACCGAAGCATTCCTCCACCCGCAGCCGCTGCCGCCGAAGGAAGCCAAGACCTAG